gtttggcaatgacagctaaatttgcgacacatcttgactcgcggatcatatcctcttGACCGGGGCCTGGGGCTTACacatcatggttctgcttgacatatatgtTTATACGTATGGTAGCAAATGATTATAGATCGGTggcatttacaaaaaaatcgttacatttactaattatttccctCAGTGTGCAGTTTTACATGGAACAGTAGTATTTCTGCCAACCCTGCTGTTTAATTTAtacctagtgatccccgatttttgaaattaatcgttcatcagctaatcgaatagttttcagcagtttgttattcgatacgattaagtgcgattcacatacaacatccacgtcccgatcacgtcccgtcacgttccgttacgtcagttattctaccatgcaattcatatgaaaacactcacatacaccggcaacgtaacgacccgtcagcatacgttcaacgaaaacgaccggcaagatttgtagaaaagaataattgacggagacggacggctcattagtttttgacgtaggactacgtctttcatttctataccgaggtgtaaaaccaaagtttcgaaaatgaaagcgttacgccggagaccgagattttgagcgttaatagctcttaaacaactgaacgaaatggtatgataaacacttcattcgaaagataaaaggtctacgcgtcatatacttgttactttttcatccaaaaacttgttgaaTAGTctgaaaattgctttcaaaacaggctattgcaatcaccaatcggtatataagcgagcgccgctcgtaaaccccctcagttatgattgaacagcgattggagcatgttgtcgctgtgttgtgaagctattttcgtttatcatgaaagcgctaatgaacggtgtcaccaagagcctgtatgtgcacctaaggccagaagggaatccatcaggaggagagtgatgccacggttccgcttgaaacatcggccgccacatacacatatacacgcgcggaattctcgttgctatcatcgttgctgaaaaataatctgccagttcccctgggaattgaaaaatacattcatgcgaaagagtttattttaatgttttctatccatataacactgcaaccaaatacatttggttttgtgatttttcaatcaatcgcaattaataggaaagcttattaggaatattttttttcccatcagtggaaaactttcgtatccaatattgaatgcataacatgaaaaacgtgaaacatcatcgcgaaaatcaagtcattttcgagcgattattttctttatactcatataatgctgcgaccaaatacatttcgttttggattttttcaatcaagtgcgatcaaagtaagaccacgtctttctgcaatttattagaggtgcaatgaatctttaggaattcccgctctacgcgcactggcaaacaatgtttactcaacaatttcttaaacgagaaatgggtgttgtgagaaaggattagcgaacgcgaaaacgtcaaacgggagaaagatatgtttggaggttgaaggaaattggcagaaaacttcttcattctatcattcaaataatgtgattcataccacttcgttttaccagaaagagtttcttaatgctcaaaggaggaatagagtcctccgaggaaattacccagcgcaaattagagtcgactatcgattgcggcattcatacacaaataattttataatgcagtttcaccaaagtgatttcttcggatatattcactacatcatgtcatatatttcatattcttcattatgaaatccatatccatggcacctatcggtatcgaattatcatcgacaccacgattttcgctaaatgctcctttcagttcggcctgtaaaaatcttttctgaactctaatccatcaaattgggagccctgaaaagagccgttgattatatgctaagctaatatagcatgctctcctcggatacgatggccagctggatgtccttgggcatgatgtgacgcgttttgcatggataacacacaaattggtatcttcgaataagcctcctgcagcgtcataactgcggaactttggaagcgcaagtcggttttgaagtcctgggcaattccacgatccaaatgctgcaaaggtagctgcggatcaccaattcggtcgacttctgatagcgatgaatttcacgcaaagttcccggtcgatagcgatgtggcttcttcacctatcctgctgctggtgcgcttatccgagctgctttcatgtgccttaccaccgaaagactaacgagctgtctgcgaaagactaacgagctcgagtcctcacggtgcgagagtagagtaagaaatgaacgaaagcaaaggaagcgtcattttataaaccataaaagtatagaatctaaaccccacccttattatattcgtaagtatacagtaagcttatataataaagagggtggggtttacattcgatacttttatgttttataaaatgacacttcccttgctttcgttcatttcttactctactctcgcaccgtgaggactggagctcgttagtctttcgcagacagctcgttagtctttcggtggtaaggcacatgaaagcagctcggataagcgcaccagcagcaggataggtgaggaagccacatcgctatcgaccgggaactttgcgtgaaattcgtcgctatcagaagtcgaccgaattgctgatccgcagctacctttgcagcatttggatcgtggaaatgCTCAGgtcttcaaaaccgacttgcgcttccaaagttccgcagttatgacgctgcaggaggcttattcgaagataccaatttgtgtgctatccatgcaaaacgcgtcacatcatgcccaaggacatccagctggcccatcgtatccgaggagagcatgctatattagctaatcatataatcaacggcccttttcagggctcccaatttgatggattagagttcagaaaagttttttacaggccgaactgaaaggagcatttagcgaaaatcgtggtgtcgatgataattcgataccgataggtgccatggatatggatatcataatgaagaatatgaaatatatgacatgatgtagtgaatatatccccatatcgaagaaatcattttgatgaaactgtttaccgtttgtcgttttcaattgttgggaaagggcattatttttgctgagtaaattccaagaaaaaatccattccttctttaagcgtgattcattctgcttcggatcaacggaacagtatgataataatttcatacaaaagataaaatgtccaagagttatatgattgctatttattgagtcgaaaaattgtttcaatagcttaatgatagcttcgaaaacaggttgttgaaatcattcgtatccgtatgtagcgcgcccacttggaaacccattaatcttattggaatgtgagatggggaagctcatacttacgtctatgcattatgctgtacacttcaattagagcccccgcacactacagacttttcttCAGCCGACAGTTGGGTCGGATCGGCCTTCTGGTGggaaaaccgacccaactgaatcggcgtaatgtgcgcacatgcatacctctccgtactgattaagaagccgaccgaactatcggtcgacatgtcagtctgcagtctgcgggggctcttaatttcgtttttgcaggccgaaccgaaaaattttcagtcgagttaactcttttttacagtaatgcttttgaatccggacactttgcattaattcaatatcataccacagccataacatttttttcatgttgaatttatgcgaataatagctactaatatagttactggtAGTTTcatgatagttactaatcaattgcattaattcaacatgcagaaaatgttgtggctgcggtatggtattaaatgtaacgcaaagtgtccggattcaaatacattactgtatacttacttcgatgttattcgtttctctctcagggtaagcatcgaatataataagggtggggtttagattctatacttttatggtttataaaatgacgcttcctttgctttcgttcatttcttactctactctcgcaccgtgacgactcgtttgtttgggaccaagcagacagctcgttagtctttcggtgttaaggcacacgaaagcagctcgtataagcgcaccagccgcaggataggtgaggaagccacatcgctatcgaccgggaactttgcgtgaaattcatcgctatcggaagtcgaccgaattgctgatccgcaagctacctttgcagcatttggttcgtgaaattgctcaggacttcaaaaccgacttgcgctcccaaagttccgcagttatgacgctgcaggaggcttattcgaagatacaaatttgtgtgctatccacgcaaaacgcgtcacagcatgcccaaggacattcagctggcccgtcgaatccaaggggagggtgctatattagcttagcatataatcaacggcctttttagggctccaaatttgatggattagagttcagaaaagttttttgcaggccaaactgaaacgagaattttcgtttggatgccatacagcatcgagaaaattccggaaagatctaatcgttgctgaaaaacaatctgccagttccctaggaattgaaaaatacattcatgcgaaagagtttattttaatgttttctaaccatataacacaacgaccaaatacatttgatttcgtaatttttcaatcaagtgtaattagctggaaagcttcggaagattattctttcccatcagtaggatattttcgtatccaatattggatgcttaacatgaaaaacagaaaatgtttcgtatcgcgaaaattatataattttcaatcgattattgctcagtcgccgaaattttcatactcagagagttcattctcctctagtttgccttccaaattgccatcgtaaaccacaccttctctcgattcattcacgcacgaaaagcatacttaaatgatattctggtggtgaaaccaattcatttttcgtgaggcgtcgtgcacaaattacgtaacgcgataaggggggagggggtagatgttgcgttactttctgtttattagagatatgAAATTCCGTTAcgtaaggggggggggaggtggttcaagatccggatttttagcgttacgtaatttgtgcacgacgcctgaggacatcgacaagacaacatcgttactgaacgagctgaacggcgagggatcgagggattcattaccttgcctgacctgacctgaaatgcaatcagtttgttttaagcgcagaaaagccgatcgatcagaaggagaagagaaggtgaccaagagagcatCGAAATCAGCAttgaaatacggttcctcgggaagatattgaagaagtgacttcccccaaaacgaattcgttcctctctctctctcccatgcacgcttgcatgcatcgatgtttgagttcaccgtggtttgacaaacgctacaggtgagctagatttttttgtagagtaaacgaaaactactcacacgtataaaatagtgtgcagtgtgtgtgcgctattttgcatgcctaatactaactaacactaatgcgaggacctttctagcatacttgataaatgtctaagttcgtttgtttgagttcacgatgggtagaaaaaaaccgcccattgatggggtaactacttttttgcatcaggaatcaagttttcgttcctctcgATATGGACATGCGTATGCGGGTACAAAATTagtatcagggggaaatggaaatgtggattgaagtcagttgaatgaagaggcagatttgtattcattagtcgagtcagttaaaataaccactgaccggactagttcaccagtcatcctcgctagtcagcgctagtcaattcattttctagtcaagtatttttttgttggcggcgactgccgaagcagctttagtcgaagcgaagctactgggagtagagtcggaCCTCCCCTTTGCACACAAACTTTAATGATGTAAAGCAAATAAAAACAGTGGGAACCACATTAAATGCACTTGGGAATCGTGCAACTTTTGTAACACCCAACTCTCACGCAGAGTCATAACTCGATCGAAATAacagtttcgaacgaaatggaaatccgtcgggaTACAGAATAGGGttgattattcaacaaaattgtGGGTGCTTACAAAATAATTCTAACCTTGACttatactaaatacttctcactattcaaacgagtaagacagagcaaagaagaagaatatgCGAGATGGTAATTATTatacataatagtcatgttttatctctagagtaatttatagaaagtgaatataaaattacattcccacaTGTTAAACAAATACATTTTTTACGAGCAACCAGGCATTCCTCCTCGTCTTTCAACCAGCTTTTGACTTCAAACGCACGGAATTATGCAACTGaaatgtctcttataaacgggaatgaactccttcacttcacggagtttatttttacacgcaaatgtccgtgacaatgacgatagacacaaaaagatcaagtgaagtgtaagtgacctgaaagcgtacgtggctgtgatgttcgtgatcaggcccaataacTTGTACACGTCAACTATATTTATGatttcataagtacttttgccctgacatcactGCAGACGAAAGATTTTTTTATCATAAGCAACGCCGACGCAGCCTTTGCTATTACCAGGCCTAAACGCATGCATTGTCAAGATAgtacagcacgtgtgttcaaacaacaacaaaaatgaacgaaatgccatacaaatgaaacacaaatttctgcattactcgagaattaatgaaaccaaatttggcaggcaaaggttttaggggacacgaaacgtttctatggtgaatagacacttctccccttGTAGCATACAGGCTAACTTCAACCCAATTCTTCGCTAAAATCATCGCGACCCAATTCCGCATTCCTAAAATCCCAAACAAGCATAACCACTTTTCCGCATACCACATTAACATCCGTGTCTAAGACTTTTCCGCTTTCTTCTCTAGCAACTCTCATCATAACACAGGTAAGCTAAACGCTTCTGCCTGAGTTAAAATAATAAAGGAATTTCCGTAAAATAACCCTCACGGAATTCACGAACACGGAatcgctgaacaactcgagaactaatcaaacaaatggaatcaaacataGCATATagatgttttaggggacacgaaacgtttctatggtagttccaTATACCTCCTCCTGtctaaggcaaggcgcaaattgagacgcatatagcgcgagtaacttggcgcgatatagcgcctgtttttgtggctgaTAAAAACatatagaacggcgcaaattggccagatgatgcgagatggtggagcgctcgtgagacacgactcgcgcgacgctgtggctgaaccacagtttctcgtgctggtcatgccgattgtggtagttgtgttggtgaacaatcatattgcgccgtgggtttgacactgtatgactgtactggtcgggtgattgtgttagtaaataaatatatcgcgcaactctgtgttaatcagtcattgtatgcgagtggcatgttatttacaccaaactgcgactcaatatgcgctccaccacgctacgtttgtggcacgtatgagtcgggttggtagtctcgcgttcgcttacgagcgctaaacgcttctcaatttgcgcctagcctaaagggaggctgccatacaaatgaaacacaaacttctgcataactcgagaactgatcaagcaaatggagccaaatttgagatgtgagggtttttgtgtacgagaaatgtttctatgatggtatgacaccccttcctcctctggaaagaagAGGGggtcataaaaataatgcacatatttcaatcaaacatattccatatgacaattgaaaattttcggaaaattctgaaggaaaatgggaaaattcgaaaaattcaattcgcatgtgttctacaattacatattgacaagcgttgttagtccatttgatgtttgcggtaacgaaattgatcttcgttcgaaagtggaaatggattttaatgtgataaaacgcactccaatatcgtcttctatccatataaataaaaatggatcgccggatgtgtttgTGGTATTTGATATCCAATAAATAAATACTCAGGTATTACCAAGAAATAATTACTCATTTATTACACGCTTATCGGGTACGTTTATCCTCTTCACTTCCAATCTAAACTGTCGAACCTATCTTCGGTCAGGGCAGTACTAAGGTTTGTATGTTTAATCCCGCAGGGCCCTACTTAGGTACCAcagtgttgataagagcaaactcgagaaaggaattgtccgatttaggcctGTCGTCATTGtatcatattttttcatttattccatgtaacggacaaatcttgcacgagaatcgtgtctgaaaataatctgatattataatgtcgagttttggtagaaatactgaaattttataataaaaaataaatttaaagggttgattagaagattaatcaacgaacagttttgcgattggacccatgaacgtgcgcttagtaagaaaacgtggatgtgataacgaaaaatcaattttgggcgggacgaagccgggtcagctagttccctATAAAACACGCGTTCGAAAATCATGATGTGCTGCAAAACCTGTAGCATGATGCTACAGAAAATCGTCTTTCCAGTAAAATTTTTATTCTTGGAGGTGGCCGGTTTTGCAACGATACAATTGTGAAGAGAAAATCAAAACTATTATGATATTTCTTTCAAATATAATATGAGGTTCAAAGATCTGTTGCACAGATTTGCAATATTGATGTATTTAATAGATATTCAAATCGCAGATACATAAATAGGTGTATAAATATGTAGTAATGTTGTAAAACTATATGACACAGCAAGTTTATACTATCGATCCATGCTTTGTGATTAAAAAATTAGTTTAAAATGCGTCAATATTCAGCACTCGTATTCAGATTACTCAAAATTGTGCCAGATGGAGATGGGCGACCCTTTGTAAGCGATCATCTTCCGCCATTGGTCCTGTTTGATTGGGTTTGAGGTTGGTGCATTTGGGCCGAGGAACACCTGACCAAGATACACTTTCTTGCCCACCTTGTTCTTTGCTGCCATCGCGACCCTAATGGAAACATATTCCAAACAGCTTTCGTCACTTAATGGCATCACAATCGTACAGTCCTCGGGGTTCCATCGGGCCGAAAGTGTCGGTCGGAATGGTTCCGATTTCCAGGAAGCTGATAAAATTTCATGCTCCAAAACGGTTGTTTTCAGATAGATCTTCTCACTAACCTCCTCGAATTCTTCCTTAACTTTAATACCACAGCGAATTTTTGATGTGTAAATTTTTAAACACAGACCTTTGTGATTTTTGTCTTTGTTTTTGACACTTTTGACCAGTTTCTTAACATTATCGAAACTGAATCGATTTTTGTGGGAGATTGAGTTTGGCACTGGAGATCCGCAGGAGGGTTGCTTCTTAAACCGCGATAACGGGCTCGACGCGGAAGAAGATGATGTTGATGAGGTTGGGGAATATGGACCATCAATGTTGAACGACAGATCCTCCTGCGATGGGTTACTACTGTCGAAGTTCACTTCCGTGTAGTCGCACAGCTGCAGTGTTACTTCAACTTGACCTTTCGGACTCTGGAAAATCTGCATTCTCGTTTCGGCCGGTTGCGTCATGGTGATGTCCTTGATGGGCAACCACATCTCCTCCGTCGTGAACAATCTACCCCGACACATTTCATTGAATGCTTTCGGTTCCAAAAAGTACGTGACCGATCCTATATTTCGCTGGCTCTCGCTTGTTGTTAGCTTTTTCAGATTATGCTTCTGGTCAAAATTCCCATTTTTGGCATCTGGTGGATCCACGTCCTTGACTAGCTTTCCAATCACTGGTTTATCCTTCAACCGTTGGCTGCCTTGCCGAATGAAGGTCATCGTTTTATTCTTCAGTGTCGATGTATACTGTGGGAAAATTATAACAATTGAAATTGTTTGTAGGCAAAAATAAGCTTGTAGTACGTACCCCTGGTGGTAACTCCAAGAGAGCAAATActgtaaaaacaacaaaatttccGTTGAAAAGTTTCTCAGGCACCGTTTCATCTGGTTTCACTTTCGGTTGATTTTTCTTCACTCGAAACGATGATCTAAAGGACGATATAAATTGATTAGAAACTGAGCTTAATTTTTCGCCTTTATTCAAAACACTCACTTATGACTAGCAGCCAACGGAAATCGAAACGTCTCCCCGAAGGTTGGCCACGAAGTGGTCTGTATGGAGGAATCAAACTTTGCCGCTCCGGGGAACAGTTTGATTTTAATCATATATCCTTCGACACTTTTCAGTCCAAAACTGGTCGGCAGATGGCGTGCTCCGACTAGATGCACTTGAAGCTCGGGTATTGCAGCCGCTGAACTTTCGTTCGTCTGGGGCGGCTGACTTTTTCGAGAGCCGCCTTCTACAACTTCACCTTCGTCGTAGTCAGCGCACGAACCTGGATCGAGCGTTAGCTTGAAGCCAACCTCGGGTTCCAGCCGCTCGTTGTTGTTGGCTTTGTTCGCTTTGCGCTGCTGCTGCGTGGTTGTGGCACCATCTGTCGGCGATGTGTGGAGGATGTTTTTCAGCTTGCTAATCGAAAGCGACATCGTTATTCACTGCAGGGAGAAGGAGTGCCTCCTGTTTGAAGAGATCGTCTGTTTACGGATGCTGCCAGGTTTTGATATCATGCGATGGTAGATAATCGATGAGTCATtttattgatggggtttgtgGCGACATTCAAGTTGTCTGCAATAATGACGAAATAggattattaaaaaataatacgtGAAcctatatatttattatattgagATTAGTTGAAAAGATGGAGATTCtatctaaaataataaatttcttGAGACATAGAATgatcaaaatgatgagaaagtCGATTATACAAGACTTCTCATAACACTTTCACAGTATTTTTATTCCCATAATTATCTCCCGGTGAAACCAGTACCTCGTCGTTCGATTAATCAATGATTTAATTTAACTCGTTAAGCCTCAATCTAGTTAGAAGACCGAAAATGAACTTTCTGGCTTAAAGTATATGTTATAACATAAATGAGTAAATAATTTAACgaatgaaaatgtaaaaaatgggtgggttatatctatgatataaccgcaaggttaacgtgggactaccttagcttagaaatcattcgtttgtattgattaaattcttgattgaatgaaacagtttccaaattcaattgaattcaataaatttgctttgtgagtaaacagattgaacaaatgccatgtaaagtcaattcatgcattgtgatagattgttcttcgttacaagtagaTTTAATGatagaccttttacgtttggtatgatgcctagaacaaaatatatgtacggaagaattatcaaacgtttgatgaaccagcctaaggctgaaatcTTTCTAATAAAGGCCCAAAAAatcatcaaacgattattttattttacatttccctctaaagtttacatctctcaagtgtacgtacttcgcgaatttgcttgaaattggaaagttcattcgcttctagtgtctgcacgattttcccaggtttctaaatttagaagatcgtgttaggATAGACATATttcagtctgcacaaaggcaagcgaggacaaaagtactcgcagtttgcatttatttgcagagccgatttccccagaaaccttggttttgaagcctgtgttagggaaacacatttcaatcggaacaaaaatacccccgacttgtatgaattcgcaatgccgatttctccacgctctatggatttgaagtctttgttagggaaacacatttcagtcggaacaaaagtatccccgacttgcatgaatttgaaatgccgatttcctccaggcaccttggtttagaaatctctgttagggaacacatttcggtgggaacaaaagctcaccctactttcatgtgtttgcaatgccgatttctctatcgctgcttggttttgatgtctgtgttagggaaagcgtagatcgggccaatcaaaacgaggcagttagggtgtttagataacgcctaaaattttacagttattcaattgtttatctaatgaaaaataacattttgttagttgcgatagatgcgtagaaatatttcctatcaattgatgcaaacatctttccgatccagtaagaaatgttcgatttataaacattcggaatctttcattttttcctgcatgttctgtggttAGATTTTCATTTAACCCCCCATTTTAAttcaggttagacgtagtcccacgtcaaaaaaaatttccgcTTTCCTCTCCTTTTTGTAGGTAAGGAAAATTCTAGGATAAGATAGAATTTTCTGCTTTATCAATGTGATTTTAGGGGTACGTGGTTCGTTCGAATTGACTAAAGTTTgctgaggaggcgatctggcgtagtggtaacatccctgcctctcacgctaaaggtcaagagttcaattctcactcccgacattcttccaagaaCGGAAGTaagagtgacgaaccagcctaatgagttgaaagtcactataatacagataaaaaaaaactaaagtttTCTTTGATGTATTGGTTAATTTCGTTGATTTGGAATATCGGCACCACCTCGTTCCACGTTTGTCTTCAGAAAACTTTAAGTGGCTTAGCCAGAACTGTCTAAACAATGTACGTCTCAAACTGAAGCAATCaatgcaaataaaaaaagggaTTAATGTATACAAAACTACACAATCAAATGTAATCATTGGATTTCATATCCCCGGAAACCGGTGGGTTATTTCAAATACACGAAAAGTGTCTTTACAATCACGTTCTACGAAAATCGTTAATTCTAATTATTACAATGCGCTACAATTCTTCTATCTAGATGTTTCGAAGTTTATTGCCATAATTGCAAAAAAACGATATTGCTGTATTTCACAACTGTAAATAAAACAATTAAAATCATATAGATATGAACATTTTCATCATAAACCAAAGATTGAATGGATAATTTGATTGTTCAAAAATTTTCCGTAATAACGAAATATCTGAGTGATAAAACCATattctgaaagaaaaaatatatcgatgaaaggaaaaaaaataaaacatgtttttgctATGATTTTCTGATGTctgcactgagaaaagagtctCAATTGTTAATTTAGAAATTGTTTGGtccgtttttgtttttatctttcgaattgaAGATATGTCTTCACGTCTGTTATACTTGTTTATATCTTTAAAAATGATTGAAGTCATTCCAGTCACCGAAACATAACATGGTGAATCTTTTGTCATCGAAAAGTTCCAGTTCGTCTTCAGGAATACGGAATATTTCGCTCGACTCAGTGATTTGAGTCGAGATGAGTCGTGAATAATTTTACGATTcgccatataaagggtgtgtcacatcaaattgcatcatggaaaaaacgctgtagaaatttaatttctaggaattatatcttcagctttcgcttataatcagataagagtgtatagatcacgttggccatgcttcactgtcaacttttcgtaaatttggaaaaatgtcgtcgaacgaaaaagagcgtcgtgaattaatcctgcgcactcatttcgagaatccggattgtcacatcgggacatcggtaagatgctgggaatcgtccaatccacggtcagcagagtactaaaacgatacttcgagaacctaaccatcgaccggaaggtgaagaacggcaaaaatggatgctccgtcagtgaaaaagatcacaagcgcgtagttaagcagtttaga
The Toxorhynchites rutilus septentrionalis strain SRP chromosome 2, ASM2978413v1, whole genome shotgun sequence genome window above contains:
- the LOC129768053 gene encoding uncharacterized protein LOC129768053 yields the protein MSLSISKLKNILHTSPTDGATTTQQQRKANKANNNERLEPEVGFKLTLDPGSCADYDEGEVVEGGSRKSQPPQTNESSAAAIPELQVHLVGARHLPTSFGLKSVEGYMIKIKLFPGAAKFDSSIQTTSWPTFGETFRFPLAASHKSSFRVKKNQPKVKPDETVPEKLFNGNFVVFTVFALLELPPGYTSTLKNKTMTFIRQGSQRLKDKPVIGKLVKDVDPPDAKNGNFDQKHNLKKLTTSESQRNIGSVTYFLEPKAFNEMCRGRLFTTEEMWLPIKDITMTQPAETRMQIFQSPKGQVEVTLQLCDYTEVNFDSSNPSQEDLSFNIDGPYSPTSSTSSSSASSPLSRFKKQPSCGSPVPNSISHKNRFSFDNVKKLVKSVKNKDKNHKGLCLKIYTSKIRCGIKVKEEFEEVSEKIYLKTTVLEHEILSASWKSEPFRPTLSARWNPEDCTIVMPLSDESCLEYVSIRVAMAAKNKVGKKVYLGQVFLGPNAPTSNPIKQDQWRKMIAYKGSPISIWHNFE